In a single window of the Arthrobacter zhangbolii genome:
- the uxaC gene encoding glucuronate isomerase, whose protein sequence is MTEQRTAWQLDPDRALPAEPGVRALAREIYASTAALPIVSMHGHVDVDLLVQDEPFANPAEMFVIPDHYLVRMLVSQGESPAALGIPTQDGSPYETDPREVWRRFCRNWKLFRGTPTRYWLEHELAVVFEAPAPPSEETADGLYDFLLDRLARDESRPRALLDRFNVELLATTDSAASGLAGHRKLAEQEGRQRILPTFRPDDLLHIRRPGWAADVRRLSEVSGIEAGDYDSFLLALRQRRAAFLQAGARATDHGHLSASAEPLDPADARSIFAAALRGESDAAAAEAFAGGMLYEMARMSAEDGLVMQLHPGVLRNHSSAVRSRYGTDKGFDIPVRVEFTRALQPLLNSFGMDPGFRMIVFTTDETVYSRELAPLAGAYPALRLGAPWWFLDSPEQMRRFRESAVETAGFYNTSGFVDDTRALASIPARHDLARRIDAGFLARLVAEGRLAAAEAVETGIDLAYNLPLQSYAPRP, encoded by the coding sequence ATCGGGCCCTGCCGGCCGAGCCCGGCGTCCGGGCCCTGGCCCGCGAAATCTACGCCTCCACCGCCGCACTGCCCATTGTGTCGATGCACGGGCACGTGGACGTGGACCTGCTGGTGCAGGACGAGCCCTTTGCCAATCCCGCCGAGATGTTCGTGATCCCGGACCACTACCTCGTGCGTATGCTCGTCTCGCAGGGGGAAAGCCCCGCAGCACTGGGTATCCCCACACAGGACGGATCCCCGTACGAGACGGATCCCCGCGAGGTCTGGCGCCGGTTCTGCCGCAACTGGAAACTCTTCCGGGGAACCCCCACCCGCTACTGGCTGGAACACGAACTGGCGGTGGTCTTCGAGGCTCCTGCACCTCCCTCGGAGGAAACCGCCGACGGGCTTTACGATTTTCTTCTTGACCGGCTGGCCCGGGACGAGTCCCGCCCCAGGGCGCTGCTGGACCGCTTCAACGTGGAACTGCTGGCCACCACCGACTCTGCCGCCTCCGGCCTTGCAGGGCACCGGAAGCTTGCAGAGCAGGAAGGGCGCCAGCGGATCCTGCCCACGTTCCGTCCCGATGACCTGCTGCACATCCGCAGGCCCGGCTGGGCGGCCGACGTCCGCCGGCTCTCGGAAGTCTCCGGCATCGAAGCGGGGGATTACGACTCGTTCCTGCTGGCCCTGCGGCAACGCCGGGCAGCGTTCCTGCAGGCGGGTGCCAGGGCCACGGACCACGGACATCTCAGCGCGTCGGCCGAGCCGTTGGATCCGGCCGACGCCCGGAGCATCTTTGCCGCCGCGCTGCGCGGTGAGTCCGATGCGGCGGCAGCCGAAGCCTTCGCCGGCGGAATGCTGTATGAAATGGCGCGCATGTCCGCCGAGGACGGGTTGGTGATGCAGCTGCATCCGGGGGTGCTGCGCAACCACAGCAGTGCCGTCCGCAGCCGCTATGGAACCGACAAGGGGTTCGATATTCCGGTGCGGGTGGAATTCACCCGTGCGCTGCAGCCCCTGCTGAACAGCTTCGGCATGGATCCGGGTTTCCGGATGATTGTCTTCACGACTGACGAAACGGTGTACTCCCGGGAGCTGGCGCCCCTGGCCGGCGCCTATCCCGCCCTGCGGCTTGGTGCGCCCTGGTGGTTCCTGGACAGCCCCGAACAGATGCGCCGGTTCCGCGAATCGGCGGTGGAGACCGCGGGCTTTTACAACACCAGCGGTTTCGTTGACGACACCCGTGCGCTGGCGTCCATCCCCGCCCGGCATGACCTGGCCCGAAGGATCGATGCGGGTTTCCTGGCCCGTCTGGTCGCGGAAGGCAGGCTGGCGGCGGCAGAGGCCGTGGAGACCGGAATAGACCTCGCCTACAACCTTCCGTTGCAGTCCTACGCGCCCCGGCCCTGA